A window of Bacillus toyonensis BCT-7112 genomic DNA:
TTCCGCGCATTGCGATTCGTTTTTGTAATGTTTCCAGGCTAGCTGTTAAATAAACGATGACATTTGGTACAGGCATATCTTGTGTAAGGATACGATAGATTTGCATGTATTTGTCATATTGAGAATCTTTTAATGTACGTGATGCGAAAATTAAATTTTTAAATATATGATAATCTGCTACTACTGGCTTCCTTTGATTCAAATACTTTATGTTAATGTCTTCTAGTTGTTTGTATCTATTACAAAGAAAGAACATCTCTGTTTGAAAACTCCATTCGTCGATGTCTTCATAGAACTTTCCTAAAAAAGGGTTTTCATCAACAATCTCTTTTAGTAAGTGGAGTTGCATGTGAGTTGAAATTTCCTTCGCAAGTGAAGTTTTTCCAACACCAATTGGTCCTTCAACCGTGATAAATGGTACTCCGGTCACGCTGTTTCCTCCTTTCAATCAGTGATTTGCCGTGACTACTAAAAACACAAAACAGAATTATTGTAGCACAAGAGGGAAGCGAGCGGGTTAATTTGATATAAAAAGTTAGAAAATAGATATATGTATTAATTAATTTTTATTTGAGATGACGGTATTATATTTGCTTTCAATGTAGCTTCCATTATTTTTAAAGCATGCAGATTGTCCTGATCATTGTTAGAGGCAATGCAATCCTGTGGTACATACAGTGTATAATTTCTCATATGAGCATCGTTAGCAGTAAATAGGATACATATATTTCCAGCAACTCCTGTTAATATCAGATTTTCTATTTTTAAATAGCCCAATAAAGAATTCAAAGGCGTTTCATAAAAAGCAGAGTAATGTGGTTTAATAAAAATGTAATCATCAGAATGTGGAGCAATCTTATGAATTATATTTTCACTATACTCATTTGTACAATGAGTAATCAGTTGGTCAATATCAGATCTCCAAAGTTGATAATGGTCATTAACATAAATTATGGGATAGCCGAAGGCTTTCATTGTTTTCTTTAATTGTAAAATAGGATTTGTTATAGTTTCGCATTTTTTTGCCAGGATGGGCCCGTGGGAAAATTGAAAGTCATTAATCATATCAATAATGAGCAAAGCAGTGTTTTTCATATGTAATCCCCTCTCTTTTTCTTTTAGGGTGGATTGAATTTATAAAAGTTATCCCACGTGTAGTAAATGGAAAAAGGTTTATTTTATTTGTGATGAAAGGACTAGGTTATGGAACAAGATCAAGATATTTATTTTATGCAACTAGCGATAGAAGAGGCTAAAAAGGCAGAGGAAATACAAGAAGTACCAATTGGTGCAGTCATAGTGTTAGATGGTGAGGTAATTAGTGTTGCTCATAATTTAAGGGAAACTGAGCAACGATCAATCGCTCATGCCGAGTTGTTAGCGATTGATGAAGCTTGCAAAAATCTAGGGACATGGCGTTTAGAAGATGCAACGTTATATGTAACCTTAGAGCCCTGTCCAATGTGTGCGGGTGGAATTGTTTTATCACGAGTGAAGCGAGTTGTATATGGTGCAAGTGATCCGAAGGGCGGATGTGCAGGAACATTAATGAATCTTTTAACAGATGAACGTTTTAATCATCAATGTGAAGTAGTCACTGGTGTATTAGAAGAAGAGTGCGGTACGTTGCTAACAAACTTTTTTAGAGAGCTTCGTAAAAAAAGAAAAGCGATAAAAAAATTAGAGAACAGTAACGAGAATTAACGCATTTGCATTTTATAAAAAAACAAGTTATACTGATAATGCCTTTAATGAAGGCAACCGAATATTGGTTTTAACTTTGCCGTGCTAAGCGGGGAGGTAGCGGTGCCCTATACTCGCAATCCGCTCTAGCGAGGCCGAATCCCTTCTCGAGGTTATGTTGCTGTAAGGTCTGCCTTAAGTAAGTGGTGTTGACGTTTGGGTCCTGCGCAACGGGACCCCGTGAACCTTGTCAGGTCCGGAAGGAAGCAGCAATAAGCGGGTTTTCTCGTGTGCCGCAGGAGTGCCTGAACCGAGCTAACTGCTTGAGTAACGCTTATGGTACGTAATCGACAGAAGGTGCACGGCAGTTATATATGTATACAAAACTCACCTTGATACAAGGTGAGTTTTTTGTATGGAAAATAACTTTTGGAATCTATAAACAGAATGGGTTATAATATATAAGATAATAACCTTTGAGGGAGGCCGTATTTTCGTGTCATACCAAGCGTTATACCGAACATGGAGACCGCAAAAGTTCGAAGATGTAGTCGGTCAAAAGCACGTAACAAAAACGTTGCAAAATGCCCTTCTTCAAGAGAAAGTTTCACATGCTTATTTATTTTCTGGTCCGAGGGGAACAGGAAAAACGACGATTGCAAAAGTATTTGCAAAAGCAATTAACTGTGAACATGCTCCGGTAGCTGAACCTTGTAATGAATGTCCTTCTTGTTTAGGAATTACACAAGGATCTATTTCAGATGTATTAGAAATTGATGCGGCTTCAAATAACGGTGTAGATGAAATTCGAGATATAAGAGATAAAGTAAAATATGCTCCAAGTGCTGTAGAATATAAAGTATACATTATCGATGAGGTTCACATGCTTTCTATGGGTGCCTTTAATGCTCTTCTAAAAACTTTAGAAGAGCCACCAGGACATGTTATCTTTATTTTAGCGACAACAGAACCACATAAGATTCCACCTACGATTATTTCGAGATGTCAGCGATTTGAATTCCGAAAAATATCAGTAAATGATATTGTTGAGAGATTATCGACGGTTGTGACAAATGAGGGTACGCAAGTAGAAGAGGAAGCACTACAAATTGTTGCTCGTGCTGCCGAGGGTGGTATGCGTGATGCACTTAGCCTTATTGATCAGGCTATATCTTATAGTGATGATGCAGTTACGACAGAAGATGTTTTAGCTGTAACAGGCTCTGTTTCTCAGCAATATTTAGGTAACCTAGTAGAATGTATACGTGAAAATGATGTATCAAGAGCATTACGTATCATAGATGAGATGATGAGTAAAGGGAAGGATCCAGTTCGATTTATGGAAGATTTCATTTACTATTATCGTGATATGCTTTTATATCAAACTTCACCACAACTAGAACATATGTTGGAACGAGTAATTGTAGATGATCAATTCCGCATGTTAAGTGAAGAAATGCAGCCGGAAGTAATCTATGAGATTATTCATAGTCTTAGTAAAGGGCAACAAGAGATGAAGTGGACAAACCATCCACGAATTTTCTTAGAAGTTGTGATGGTACAACTGTGTCAGCAGTTTATGATGCAAGCAAACGGTGCAGATCGTTTACAAGCGGTTATGAACAGAATGCAGCAACTGGAGAAAGAATTAGAACAAGTTAAAAAGAATGGTGTACCAGCTGGCGTGCAACCTGAAGTAAGAGAGACGCGTGCAACACCAAAACCAATGCGAACGGGAAGTATGAAAATTCCTGTTGGACGTGTAAATGAAGTGTTGAAGCAGGCGAAGCGTCAAGAATTAGAACAATTGAAAGCCGTATGGGGTGAGTTGTTAGGAAGACTCAAATCGTATAACAAAGTGGCATTTGCTGTTTTATTAGAAAATAGTGAGCCAGTAGCGGCTTCAGATGATACTTATGTGTTAGCATTTCAATATGAGATTCATTGTAAAATGGCGAGTGAAAATCGTGAAGCAATGGATACGCTGGAACAAATTCTTTTTGAATTGCTAAGTAAAAAGTTAAATATGATTGCTATCCCGAAAAGTGAATGGGGTAAAATTCGTGAGGACTTTTTACAACGCGAAGGCGGGGATTCTGAAGAAAGCCCAGAGCAAAAAGAAGATCCCCTCATAGAAGAAGCAGTAAAATTAGTAGGGCAAGAACTTATTGAAATAAAAGAATAACTATTATTAGGAGGAATTAAATATGATGCGTGGCGGAATGGGAAATATGAATAACATGATGAAACAAATGCAAAAGATGCAAAAAGACATGGCAAAAGCACAGGAAGAGCTTGGTGAAAAAACGGTTGAAGGTACAGCTGGCGGTGGAATGGTTTCTGTAATTGCAAATGGCCATAAGCAAGTTCTTGAAGTGAAAATTAAAGAAGAAGTTGTAGATCCAGAAGATATCGAAATGTTACAAGATTTAGTGCTAGCTGCAACGAACGATGCACTTAAAAAGGTTGATGAACTTTCAAATTCTACAATGGGTAAATTTACAAAAGGCTTAAACTTACCAGGTGGAATGTTCTAGGAGGATATTGATATATGCATTATCCAGAGCCAATATCAAAATTAATCGATAGTTTTATGAAATTGCCAGGAATCGGACCGAAAACAGCGGTTCGATTGGCATTTTTCGTATTAGATATGAAAGAAGACGATGTGTTAGGTTTTGCGAAAGCACTTGTGAATGCGAAGCGAGATCTAGCGTATTGTTCTGTATGCGGACATATTACTGACCGTGATCCTTGTTATATTTGTGATGATTCACATCGAGATCAAACGGTTGTCTGTGTCGTGCAAGAACCGAAAGATGTAATCGCGATGGAAAAAATGAAAGAGTATCAAGGTGTATATCATGTGTTACGTGGTGCGATTTCCCCGATGGAGGGAATTGGACCGGAAGACATTAATATCCCGCAACTCTTAAAGCGACTGCACGATGAAACGGTACAAGAAGTGATATTGGCAACAAACCCTAACATTGAAGGGGAAGCTACAGCGATGTATATATCCCGCCTCTTAAAGCCGACAGGTATTAAAGTAACTCGTATTGCACATGGTCTACCAGTTGGTGGAGATTTAGAATATGCAGATGAAGTAACTCTGTCAAAAGCGCTAGAAGGCCGCAGAGAAGTATAAGAGGAGAAACAAAAATGTTCTTTCAAAAAAAGGGTAAATTGCGTAAAGAGTATGACGATAAGTTAATTGTACTATTAGAAAAAGTAAAGAATGAATGGTTACGTCAAAAGAGAATGGTTGAACAAAGTGTTGAGCCGTCTCCAGATGTAATTTGTTCTTTGAAAATAGCGGAGGCGAAATATTTCTTCTTGTTAAAAGAAGCGAAGCGTCGCCCTGTAAAAATGGAACAATGGTAAAAGGTTCTGCTTTTTAAGCGGAACCTTTTATTTTTTATTTGTTAAAGTAGAGGGGTTATTTCGTTTTAAAAGAATCGTTGAGGATTCTGATGGGTTTGTATGAAGAAAATGTTGCTGCGTAAAAGTTATCACAATGGGCCGACTGGAGTTATAGGATAAACGTTCTTTTTTATCGTCTTGTCCCATACATATAGATATGTATAGGTCATTCATAAGGAGGAAAAAATGAATTCTACCATTATTATTGTTGGTATTCTATCTCTTGTTTTTATTTTTCTTGTTTTTGGTGTTTCTTCTAAACCATTGCGTTTTATAGGTAAAATACTTTTTCATGTTACTTTAGGAATAGCATTGCTCTTTATCGTAAATGTTGTAGGGACATATTTTGATTTTCATATTCCGATTAACGCAGGTACAGCGACAGTAACAAGTTTATTAGGCTTACCCGGTGTTGCTGCATTAGTAATAATTAAGCTGTATATCATGCCAAGATAAAATTATTTTGGCATTTTTTTAAAAAGTGTTGACTAAAGAATGTTTAATATGATAAATTAATAAGCGTCGTCAGGAACGAAAGAAAAAAGTTGTTGACAGATTTAACGATAAATGTTAAATTATAAAAGTCGCTGAAACGCGATGTTGAACTTTGAAAACTAAACGAAACAAACAACGTGAAACGTCAATTTTTATTTTTAGATGCTAGACAAACTAACTTTATTGGAGAGTTTGATCCTGGCTCAGGATGAACGCTGGCGGCGTGCCTAATACATGCAAGTCGAGCGAATGGATTGAGAGCTTGCTCTCAAGAAGTTAGCGGCGGACGGGTGAGTAACACGTGGGTAACCTGCCCATAAGACTGGGATAACTCCGGGAAACCGGGGCTAATACCGGATAACATTTTGAACTGCATGGTTCGAAATTGAAAGGCGGCTTCGGCTGTCACTTATGGATGGACCCGCGTCGCATTAGCTAGTTGGTGAGGTAACGGCTCACCAAGGCAACGATGCGTAGCCGACCTGAGAGGGTGATCGGCCACACTGGGACTGAGACACGGCCCAGACTCCTACGGGAGGCAGCAGTAGGGAATCTTCCGCAATGGACGAAAGTCTGACGGAGCAACGCCGCGTGAGTGATGAAGGCTTTCGGGTCGTAAAACTCTGTTGTTAGGGAAGAACAAGTGCTAGTTGAATAAGCTGGCACCTTGACGGTACCTAACCAGAAAGCCACGGCTAACTACGTGCCAGCAGCCGCGGTAATACGTAGGTGGCAAGCGTTATCCGGAATTATTGGGCGTAAAGCGCGCGCAGGTGGTTTCTTAAGTCTGATGTGAAAGCCCACGGCTCAACCGTGGAGGGTCATTGGAAACTGGGAGACTTGAGTGCAGAAGAGGAAAGTGGAATTCCATGTGTAGCGGTGAAATGCGTAGAGATATGGAGGAACACCAGTGGCGAAGGCGACTTTCTGGTCTGTAACTGACACTGAGGCGCGAAAGCGTGGGGAGCAAACAGGATTAGATACCCTGGTAGTCCACGCCGTAAACGATGAGTGCTAAGTGTTAGAGGGTTTCCGCCCTTTAGTGCTGAAGTTAACGCATTAAGCACTCCGCCTGGGGAGTACGGCCGCAAGGCTGAAACTCAAAGGAATTGACGGGGGCCCGCACAAGCGGTGGAGCATGTGGTTTAATTCGAAGCAACGCGAAGAACCTTACCAGGTCTTGACATCCTCTGAAAACCCTAGAGATAGGGCTTCTCCTTCGGGAGCAGAGTGACAGGTGGTGCATGGTTGTCGTCAGCTCGTGTCGTGAGATGTTGGGTTAAGTCCCGCAACGAGCGCAACCCTTGATCTTAGTTGCCATCATTAAGTTGGGCACTCTAAGGTGACTGCCGGTGACAAACCGGAGGAAGGTGGGGATGACGTCAAATCATCATGCCCCTTATGACCTGGGCTACACACGTGCTACAATGGACGGTACAAAGAGCTGCAAGACCGCGAGGTGGAGCTAATCTCATAAAACCGTTCTCAGTTCGGATTGTAGGCTGCAACTCGCCTACATGAAGCTGGAATCGCTAGTAATCGCGGATCAGCATGCCGCGGTGAATACGTTCCCGGGCCTTGTACACACCGCCCGTCACACCACGAGAGTTTGTAACACCCGAAGTCGGTGGGGTAACCTTTTTGGAGCCAGCCGCCTAAGGTGGGACAGATGATTGGGGTGAAGTCGTAACAAGGTAGCCGTATCGGAAGGTGCGGCTGGATCACCTCCTTTCTATGGAGAATTGATGAACGCTGTTCATCAATATAAGTTTCCGTGTTTCGTTTTCGTTTAGTTTTGAGAGTTCAATTCAATATTGACTCTTAAATGAGGATATGATATAAATAAATCCTGCAATTTGTATGGGCCTATAGCTCAGCTGGTTAGAGCGCACGCCTGATAAGCGTGAGGTCGATGGTTCGAGTCCATTTAGGCCCACCATACATTTTTGGGGCCTTAGCTCAGCTGGGAGAGCGCCTGCCTTGCACGCAGGAGGTCAGCGGTTCGATCCCGCTAGGCTCCACCAAAAAGCTATCTTATATAGCAAATGGTATGTTCTTTGAAAACTAGATAACAGTGTAGCTCATATTTTTTAATTTTAGTTTGGTTAAGTTAGAAAGGGCGCACGGTGGATGCCTTGACACTAGGAGTCGATGAAGGACGGGACTAACGCCGATATGCTTCGGGGAGCTGTAAGTAAGCTTTGATCCGAAGATTTCCGAATGGGGAAACCCACTATACGTAATGGTATGGTATCCTTACCTGAATACATAGGGTATGGAAGACAGACCCAGGGAACTGAAACATCTAAGTACCTGGAGGAAGAGAAAGCAAATGCGATTTCCTGAGTAGCGGCGAGCGAAACGGAATCTAGCCCAAACCAAGAGGCTTGCCTCTTGGGGTTGTAGGACATTCTATACGGAGTTACAAAGGAACGAGGTAGACGAAGCGACCTGGAAAGGTCCGTCGTAGAGGGTAACAACCCCGTAGTCGAAACTTCGTTCTCTCTTGAATGTATCCTGAGTACGGCGGAACACGTGAAATTCCGTCGGAATCTGGGAGGACCATCTCCCAAGGCTAAATACTCCCTAGTGATCGATAGTGAACCAGTACCGTGAGGGAAAGGTGAAAAGCACCCCGGAAGGGGAGTGAAAGAGATCCTGAAACCGTGTGCCTACAAATAGTCAGAGCCCGTTAATGGGTGATGGCGTGCCTTTTGTAGAATGAACCGGCGAGTTACGATCCCGTGCGAGGTTAAGTTGAAGAGACGGAGCCGCAGCGAAAGCGAGTCTGAATAGGGCGTTTAGTACGTGGTCGTAGACCCGAAACCAGGTGATCTACCCATGTCCAGGGTGAAGTTCAGGTAACACTGAATGGAGGCCCGAACCCACGCACGTTGAAAAGTGCGGGGATGAGGTGTGGGTAGCGGAGAAATTCCAATCGAACCTGGAGATAGCTGGTTCTCCCCGAAATAGCTTTAGGGCTAGCCTTAAGTGTAAGAGTCTTGGAGGTAGAGCACTGATTGAACTAGGGGTCCTCATCGGATTACCGAATTCAGTCAAACTCCGAATGCCAATGACTTATCCTTAGGAGTCAGACTGCGAGTGATAAGATCCGTAGTCAAGAGGGAAACAGCCCAGATCGCCAGCTAAGGTCCCAAAGTGTGTATTAAGTGGAAAAGGATGTGGAGTTGCTTAGACAACTAGGATGTTGGCTTAGAAGCAGCCACCATTTAAAGAGTGCGTAATAGCTCACTAGTCGAGTGACTCTGCGCCGAAAATGTACCGGGGCTAAATACACCACCGAAGCTGCGAATTGATACCAATGGTATCAGTGGTAGGGGAGCGTTCTAAGTGCAGTGAAGTCAGACCGGAAGGACTGGTGGAGCGCTTAGAAGTGAGAATGCCGGTATGAGTAGCGAAAGACGGGTGAGAATCCCGTCCACCGAATGCCTAAGGTTTCCTGAGGAAGGCTCGTCCGCTCAGGGTTAGTCAGGACCTAAGCCGAGGCCGACAGGCGTAGGCGATGGACAACAGGTTGATATTCCTGTACCACCTCTTTATCGTTTGAGCAATGGAGGGACGCAGAAGGATAGAAGAAGCGTGCGATTGGTTGTGCACGTCCAAGCAGTTAGGCTGATAAGTAGGCAAATCCGCTTATCGTGAAGGCTGAGCTGTGATGGGGAAGCTCCTTATGGAGCGAAGTCTTTGATTCCCCGCTGCCAAGAAAAGCTTCTAGCGAGATAAAAGGTGCCTGTACCGCAAACCGACACAGGTAGGCGAGGAGAGAATCCTAAGGTGTGCGAGAGAACTCTGGTTAAGGAACTCGGCAAAATGACCCCGTAACTTCGGGAGAAGGGGTGCTTTCTTAACGGAAAGCCGCAGTGAATAGGCCCAAGCGACTGTTTAGCAAAAACACAGGTCTCTGCGAAGCCGTAAGGCGAAGTATAGGGGCTGACACCTGCCCGGTGCTGGAAGGTTAAGGAGAGGGGTTAGCGTAAGCGAAGCTCTGAACTGAAGCCCCAGTAAACGGCGGCCGTAACTATAACGGTCCTAAGGTAGCGAAATTCCTTGTCGGGTAAGTTCCGACCCGCACGAAAGGTGTAACGATTTGGGCACTGTCTCAACCAGAGACTCGGTGAAATTATAGTACCTGTGAAGATGCAGGTTACCCGCGACAGGACGGAAAGACCCCGTGGAGCTTTACTGTAGCCTGATATTGAATTTTGGTACAGTTTGTACAGGATAGGCGGGAGCCATTGAAACCGGAGCGCTAGCTTCGGTGGAGGCGCTGGTGGGATACCGCCCTGACTGTATTGAAATTCTAACCTACGGGTCTTATCGACCCGGGAGACAGTGTCAGGTGGGCAGTTTGACTGGGGCGGTCGCCTCCTAAAGTGTAACGGAGGCGCCCAAAGGTTCCCTCAGAATGGTTGGAAATCATTCGTAGAGTGCAAAGGCATAAGGGAGCTTGACTGCGAGACCTACAAGTCGAGCAGGGACGAAAGTCGGGCTTAGTGATCCGGTGGTTCCGCATGGAAGGGCCATCGCTCAACGGATAAAAGCTACCCCGGGGATAACAGGCTTATCTCCCCCAAGAGTCCACATCGACGGGGAGGTTTGGCACCTCGATGTCGGCTCATCGCATCCTGGGGCTGTAGTCGGTCCCAAGGGTTGGGCTGTTCGCCCATTAAAGCGGTACGCGAGCTGGGTTCAGAACGTCGTGAGACAGTTCGGTCCCTATCCGTCGTGGGCGTAGGAAATTTGAGAGGAGCTGTCCTTAGTACGAGAGGACCGGGATGGACGCACCGCTGGTGTACCAGTTGTTCTGCCAAGGGCATAGCTGGGTAGCTATGTGCGGAAGGGATAAGTGCTGAAAGCATCTAAGCATGAAGCCCCCCTCAAGATGAGATTTCCCATAGCGTAAGCTAGTAAGATCCCTGAAAGATGATCAGGTTGATAGGTTCGAGGTGGAAGCATGGTGACATGTGGAGCTGACGAATACTAATAGATCGAGGACTTAACCATATAATATGTAGCAAATGTTATCTAGTTTTGAAGGAATATGCCTTCATAGTTTGGTGATGATGGCAGAGAGGTCACACCCGTTCCCGTACCGAACACGGAAGTTAAGCTCTCTAGCGCCGATGGTAGTTGGGACCTTGTCCCTGTGAGAGTAGGACGTCGCCAAGCAACTAAAACACAAGTCTTTTGATTTGTGTTTTTTTGTATTGTTAAACAGTGCATAAAAGAAGTAATGGTAATACAAACACGTTGCCCAAGAGTAAATCATATTATATAAGAGATGGATGTATATTTTTCTGTAAATTGTTAAGGAATAGAGGTATCAAATATGTTTATTTAAATAAAGGGAGGGAAGGTTATGAAATTACAAAGTGAAATTTGCATTGTTTGTGAGACAAAAAGAGAAGAAGGTATATATGTTTATAATAATTTGATATGTCATGAATGTGAAAAAGATATGGTGAGTACTGAGACAGATGATCCAAAATATATACATTATTTAAAACAGCTTCGGAAGTTAGAAGTATCATATTTATAAATAGGCATCTGCCTATTATTTTTTTTGCCTTAATATCTGTATAATAGATACAGAATGAATAATAAGGAAGAGATAGATATGAATCAAAAGCGTATGCCTTTATATGAGGCGTTAATAGAGTTTAAAGAAAGAGAACCACTGTCCTTTCATGTTCCAGGTCATAAGAATGGTGTAAACTTCCCTCAGGAAGCCATTGGGGAGTTTAAAGATATACTATCCATTGATGTAACCGAACTAACAGGGTTAGACGATTTACATAGTCCGTTTGAATGTATAGATGAAGCACAAAAATTATTAGCTGATGTATATGGTGCGGAAAAAAGTTATTTTTTAATTAATGGTTCAACGGTCGGAAATCTAGCAATGATTTTATCTTGCTGCGGTGAGCGTGATATTGTCCTTGTACAAAGAAATTGTCATAAATCAATCATTAATGGATTAAAACTAGCGGGTGCGAATCCAATTTTTCTAGACCCATGGATTGATGAGGCATATAACGTACCAGTAGGAATTGGTGATGAAGTTATTAAAGGGGCAATTAAAAGATATCCTAATGCTAAAGCCCTCATTTTAACGCATCCTAATTATTATGGTATGGGGATAGATTTAGAAGCAAGTATTGCTTATGCACATGCACATAAAATCCCTGTTTTAGTAGACGAAGCTCATGGAGCACACTTTTGCTTAGGGGAACCATTTCCAAAGTCAGCATTAGCATATGGTGCAGATATTGTGGTTCATTCTGCACATAAAACATTACCTGCGATGACAATGGGATCTTATTTACATATAAATAGTCATTTAGTGAATGAAGAAAGAGTTTCT
This region includes:
- the recR gene encoding recombination protein RecR, translated to MHYPEPISKLIDSFMKLPGIGPKTAVRLAFFVLDMKEDDVLGFAKALVNAKRDLAYCSVCGHITDRDPCYICDDSHRDQTVVCVVQEPKDVIAMEKMKEYQGVYHVLRGAISPMEGIGPEDINIPQLLKRLHDETVQEVILATNPNIEGEATAMYISRLLKPTGIKVTRIAHGLPVGGDLEYADEVTLSKALEGRREV
- a CDS encoding pro-sigmaK processing inhibitor BofA family protein: MNSTIIIVGILSLVFIFLVFGVSSKPLRFIGKILFHVTLGIALLFIVNVVGTYFDFHIPINAGTATVTSLLGLPGVAALVIIKLYIMPR
- a CDS encoding YaaL family protein codes for the protein MFFQKKGKLRKEYDDKLIVLLEKVKNEWLRQKRMVEQSVEPSPDVICSLKIAEAKYFFLLKEAKRRPVKMEQW
- a CDS encoding YbaB/EbfC family nucleoid-associated protein, whose translation is MRGGMGNMNNMMKQMQKMQKDMAKAQEELGEKTVEGTAGGGMVSVIANGHKQVLEVKIKEEVVDPEDIEMLQDLVLAATNDALKKVDELSNSTMGKFTKGLNLPGGMF
- a CDS encoding sigma factor G inhibitor Gin; protein product: MKLQSEICIVCETKREEGIYVYNNLICHECEKDMVSTETDDPKYIHYLKQLRKLEVSYL
- a CDS encoding aminotransferase class I/II-fold pyridoxal phosphate-dependent enzyme, translating into MNQKRMPLYEALIEFKEREPLSFHVPGHKNGVNFPQEAIGEFKDILSIDVTELTGLDDLHSPFECIDEAQKLLADVYGAEKSYFLINGSTVGNLAMILSCCGERDIVLVQRNCHKSIINGLKLAGANPIFLDPWIDEAYNVPVGIGDEVIKGAIKRYPNAKALILTHPNYYGMGIDLEASIAYAHAHKIPVLVDEAHGAHFCLGEPFPKSALAYGADIVVHSAHKTLPAMTMGSYLHINSHLVNEERVSAYLSMLQSSSPSYPIMASLDIARFTLASIKEKGHDEIVEFLRRFKKGLCSISQIAVLQYPLQDDLKITVQTRCQLSGYELQSVFERAGIYTEMADPYNVLLILPLQAKEEYMRAIEIIRVALEHYEVKDKNESIRYTYKRESSPLPYTYKQLEGYKTKVVPIEEAVGMIAAEMIIPYPPGIPLIMYGERITSEHKEQIMYLEKTGARFQGSTKDMKVYDIESRF
- the dnaX gene encoding DNA polymerase III subunit gamma/tau — its product is MSYQALYRTWRPQKFEDVVGQKHVTKTLQNALLQEKVSHAYLFSGPRGTGKTTIAKVFAKAINCEHAPVAEPCNECPSCLGITQGSISDVLEIDAASNNGVDEIRDIRDKVKYAPSAVEYKVYIIDEVHMLSMGAFNALLKTLEEPPGHVIFILATTEPHKIPPTIISRCQRFEFRKISVNDIVERLSTVVTNEGTQVEEEALQIVARAAEGGMRDALSLIDQAISYSDDAVTTEDVLAVTGSVSQQYLGNLVECIRENDVSRALRIIDEMMSKGKDPVRFMEDFIYYYRDMLLYQTSPQLEHMLERVIVDDQFRMLSEEMQPEVIYEIIHSLSKGQQEMKWTNHPRIFLEVVMVQLCQQFMMQANGADRLQAVMNRMQQLEKELEQVKKNGVPAGVQPEVRETRATPKPMRTGSMKIPVGRVNEVLKQAKRQELEQLKAVWGELLGRLKSYNKVAFAVLLENSEPVAASDDTYVLAFQYEIHCKMASENREAMDTLEQILFELLSKKLNMIAIPKSEWGKIREDFLQREGGDSEESPEQKEDPLIEEAVKLVGQELIEIKE
- a CDS encoding deoxynucleoside kinase, which gives rise to MTGVPFITVEGPIGVGKTSLAKEISTHMQLHLLKEIVDENPFLGKFYEDIDEWSFQTEMFFLCNRYKQLEDINIKYLNQRKPVVADYHIFKNLIFASRTLKDSQYDKYMQIYRILTQDMPVPNVIVYLTASLETLQKRIAMRGREFEKNMDPNYLLQLTKDYETAMDTFKKDHPDIPVLKFNGDDMDFVQNPDDLNVILSALQNTLLKESK
- the tadA gene encoding tRNA adenosine(34) deaminase TadA; the encoded protein is MEQDQDIYFMQLAIEEAKKAEEIQEVPIGAVIVLDGEVISVAHNLRETEQRSIAHAELLAIDEACKNLGTWRLEDATLYVTLEPCPMCAGGIVLSRVKRVVYGASDPKGGCAGTLMNLLTDERFNHQCEVVTGVLEEECGTLLTNFFRELRKKRKAIKKLENSNEN
- a CDS encoding isochorismatase family cysteine hydrolase; amino-acid sequence: MKNTALLIIDMINDFQFSHGPILAKKCETITNPILQLKKTMKAFGYPIIYVNDHYQLWRSDIDQLITHCTNEYSENIIHKIAPHSDDYIFIKPHYSAFYETPLNSLLGYLKIENLILTGVAGNICILFTANDAHMRNYTLYVPQDCIASNNDQDNLHALKIMEATLKANIIPSSQIKIN